A DNA window from Helianthus annuus cultivar XRQ/B chromosome 15, HanXRQr2.0-SUNRISE, whole genome shotgun sequence contains the following coding sequences:
- the LOC118487422 gene encoding uncharacterized protein LOC118487422 has product MVMLKVSPWKGVIRFRKRGKLSPRFIGPFKIIERVGKVAYRLELPEELSGIHGTFHVSQLRKCLAEETTYIHYDAIEVDNSLNYAVRPLEILDRKVKHLQNKRIDQVKIKWEHRKGSDTTWGSEEEMRRLYPTLFGTYSGFGDETLLKGVDL; this is encoded by the coding sequence AtggttatgttaaaggtttccccatggaagggcgttATCAGATTCAGAAAGAGAGGGAAACTAAGCCCGAGGTTTATCGGGCCATTTAAAATCATTGAACGGGTTGGCAAGGTAGCTTATCGCCTTGAGTTACCGGAAGAGTTGAGTGGAATACATGGCACGTTTCATGTGTCACAACTGCGAAAATGTCTAGCGGAGGAAACAACTTATATCCATTACGATGCTATCGAGGTGGATAATAGCCTGAATTATGCAGTAAGGCCATTAGAGATTCTAGATCGAAAAGTTAAGCACTTGCAAAATAAGAGAATTGATCAAGTTAAGATCAAATGGGAGCATAGGAAGGGTTCAGACACTACATGGgggtccgaagaggagatgcgacgtctctacCCTACACTGTTCGGTACGTACtctggtttcggggacgaaacccttttaaagggggtggacttgtaa